One Hemibagrus wyckioides isolate EC202008001 linkage group LG07, SWU_Hwy_1.0, whole genome shotgun sequence DNA segment encodes these proteins:
- the krcp gene encoding kelch repeat-containing protein — translation MEDFAVYAVFGADEPPQRIANLRGPVGRSVIEPSVPQIVLFTRGRWENCSSVSVELNDEKDMLITLSKLTPFNKCVSWELGEDGVWSDGATLNVNIEGIKTELLDPALTITQKEYTPECNTTSVAPRAGLGKRKRSRGEEEEGEDIRGQENICPNSSEKVTPQRRGKNNARTGQTRLFQQKEEQSTSRTPPIPKAKGKQQTKAPTQTDGPSGRWGQTLCPIDPQTAILIGGQGARMQFCKDPIWKLCTEDLSWVPAETLAEGPTPEARIGHTATYDPDSKRIFVFGGSKHKKWFNDVHILDTQSWRWTMVEAQGKVPPLAYHSCTLFRGELFVFGGVFPRPHPEPDGCSDSLYIFNPEMAIWYQPIVNGDKPAPRSGHSACVTQGKIFIFGGWDTPVCFNDMFMLDLCLMEFSAVQTSGSAPSPRSWHGCAVLSESHFLVHGGYNGNDALSDTFIFNTDTNCWTSLACSQLTSTPRAGHSIITMATACVKGSSDDEEQVAESQTLLIFGGGDNEGSFFSDLITMPVKELCK, via the exons ATGGAGGATTTCGCTGTTTATGCGGTCTTTGGAGCAGACGAACCGCCGCAGAGGATTGCAAA TCTTCGAGGACCTGTGGGCAGATCTGTAATAGAGCCAAGTGTCCCGCAGATTGTACTCTTTACTAGAGGAAGATGGGAAAACTGTAGTAGTGTTTCAGTCGAGCTCAATGATGAGAAAGACATGCTTATCACTCTGAGCAAATTAACACCATTCAACAA ATGTGTTTCTTGGGAGTTAGGAGAAGATGGTGTATGGAGTGATGGAGCGACGTTAAATGTTAATATCGAGGGG ATTAAAACTGAGTTGCTTGATCCAGCACTTACCATCACACAAAAGGAATACACTCCAGAG TGCAACACCACAAGTGTGGCACCTCGAGCAGGACTGGGGAAGAGAAAACGGTCacgaggagaggaagaagagggaGAGGACATAAGAGGCCAAGAGAATATTTGCCCAAACTCTTCAGAAAAGGTAACACCACAGCGGCGAGGCAAGAACAATGCCCGCACAGGACAAACACGTCTGTTCCAGCAAAAAGAAGAGCAGAGCACCAGCCGCACTCCTCCAATACCTAAAGCTAAAGGAAAACAACAAACTAAAGCTCCCACCCAGACTG ATGGTCCATCAGGCCGGTGGGGTCAGACCCTCTGTCCGATTGACCCTCAGACAGCCATACTTATTGGAGGACAAGGTGCACGAATGCAGTTCTGCAAGGATCCCATTTGGAAGCTGTGTACAG AGGACTTGTCATGGGTCCCTGCTGAAACTCTGGCCGAGGGCCCCACACCAGAGGCTCGGATTGGCCACACAGCGACTTATGACCCCGATTCAAAACGGATCTTTGTGTTTGGCGGGTCCAAGCATAAGAAATGGTTCAATGACGTCCATATTTTAGATACACAGAGCTGGCGCTGGACTATGGTGGAG GCACAAGGTAAAGTTCCTCCTCTGGCCTATCACAGCTGCACTCTGTTCAGAGGAGAGCTTTttgtgtttggaggtgtgttcCCACGTCCCCATCCCGAGCCTGATGGCTGCAGTGACTCTCTCTACATTTTCAATCCTGAAATGGCCATCTGGTATCAGCCCATCGTTAATGGAGACAAGCCTGCTCCACGCTCTGG GCATTCAGCTTGTGTGACGCAGGGGAAGATCTTTATTTTTGGTGGCTGGGACACACCAGTCTGTTTCAATGACATGTTCATGCTTGATCTGT GCCTTATGGAGTTTTCAGCTGTGCAGACGAGTGGATCAGCACCCTCACCAAGGAG CTGGCATGGCTGTGCTGTTCTGTCTGAGTCACATTTCTTGGTCCATGGAGGCTACAACGGAAATGATGCTTTGAGTGACACATTTATATTCAACACAG ACACAAATTGCTGGACATCTTTGGCATGTAGTCAGTTGACCTCAACACCTAGAGCCGgacactccatcatcaccatgGCAACTGCGTGTGTGAAG GGTTCCTCTGATGATGAAGAGCAGGTTGCTGAGTCGCAAACATTGCTCATATTTGGAGGAGGGGACAACGAAGGCAGCTTCTTCTCTGACCTGATCACTATGCCAGTAAAGGAGCTGTGTAAATAA